Proteins encoded in a region of the Mycolicibacterium neoaurum genome:
- a CDS encoding DMT family transporter, whose amino-acid sequence MDKADIAALLALGAALFIAIGDVIHQRSAHEVTDEDVSHLALFLRLLRDRAWWVGSLVSAVGFGLQAAALGFGSVLLVQALLVTSLLFALPLNARAYRRRVTRFEWTWAVLLAISVAVIVTVGNPTEGQARAGTQAWLAVVAVLGPVLVLCVAGARLWSGKPIGAILLAVVSGALWGIFAILTKAVVDRLGDGFAELLRTPELYAWALVAVAGTAYQQAAFRAGAITASLPTMTVTEPVVASALGVVVLGETLRPGEAGWITLVAAVVVMVLATTALARGEAGWADEQVSPAR is encoded by the coding sequence TTGGACAAGGCGGATATCGCCGCACTGCTGGCGCTCGGTGCCGCCCTGTTCATCGCCATCGGCGATGTCATCCACCAGCGCTCCGCCCATGAGGTGACCGACGAGGACGTCAGCCACCTCGCGCTGTTCCTGCGCCTGCTCCGCGACCGGGCCTGGTGGGTCGGCAGCCTGGTCTCCGCGGTCGGCTTCGGTCTGCAGGCGGCCGCGTTGGGTTTCGGATCGGTGCTGCTGGTGCAGGCGCTGCTGGTGACCTCGCTGCTGTTCGCGCTGCCGCTCAATGCGCGGGCCTATCGACGTCGGGTGACTCGTTTCGAATGGACGTGGGCGGTGCTGCTGGCGATCTCGGTGGCGGTGATCGTCACCGTCGGCAATCCCACGGAAGGCCAGGCCCGGGCAGGCACACAGGCCTGGCTTGCCGTCGTTGCCGTGCTGGGCCCGGTGCTGGTGTTGTGTGTCGCCGGAGCGCGGCTCTGGTCGGGTAAGCCGATCGGCGCGATCCTGCTCGCGGTGGTGTCCGGCGCGCTGTGGGGGATTTTCGCGATCCTCACCAAGGCCGTGGTGGACCGGCTCGGCGACGGGTTCGCAGAGCTTCTGCGCACCCCGGAGCTGTACGCGTGGGCGCTGGTCGCCGTGGCGGGCACCGCCTATCAGCAAGCGGCCTTCCGGGCTGGTGCGATCACGGCGTCGCTACCGACGATGACGGTGACCGAACCGGTCGTCGCGTCCGCACTCGGTGTCGTGGTGCTGGGGGAGACCTTGCGCCCCGGCGAGGCGGGGTGGATCACCCTGGTGGCTGCGGTGGTGGTGATGGTGCTGGCGACGACCGCGCTCGCGCGCGGCGAGGCGGGCTGGGCCGACGAGCAGGTTTCGCCCGCGCGCTAG
- the miaA gene encoding tRNA (adenosine(37)-N6)-dimethylallyltransferase MiaA, producing MTPALRPVAVIGPTGTGKSALALALAHQLGGEIVNADAMQLYRGMDIGTAKLPLEHREGIVHHQLDVLDVTENASVARYQHSAAADIEAILARGAVPVIVGGSMLYIQSLLDQWSFPDTDPAVRAKWEARLAEDGVAALHGELARVDPAAAAAILDTDARRIVRALEVVELTGEPFAASAPRIGNPRWGTQIIGLDWETGTLDIRLRARTETMFADGLVDEVSGLIERGLRDGVTAARAIGYAQVLAALDAGDDPDFVGAREATFVGTRRYVRRQRSWFRRDHRVRWLDGSRPDLAEAALSILDR from the coding sequence GTGACACCAGCGCTACGACCGGTCGCCGTGATCGGCCCGACCGGAACCGGGAAGTCCGCGCTCGCGCTGGCACTGGCCCACCAGTTGGGCGGTGAGATCGTCAACGCCGACGCCATGCAGCTCTACCGCGGTATGGACATCGGCACCGCGAAGCTGCCGCTCGAGCACCGCGAGGGCATCGTCCACCATCAGCTCGATGTTCTCGATGTCACCGAGAACGCCTCGGTCGCGCGGTATCAGCACAGTGCGGCCGCCGATATCGAGGCCATCCTGGCGCGCGGTGCGGTCCCGGTGATCGTGGGCGGGTCGATGCTCTACATCCAGTCGCTGCTCGACCAGTGGTCGTTTCCCGATACCGACCCCGCGGTGCGGGCCAAGTGGGAGGCCAGACTGGCCGAGGACGGGGTGGCCGCGCTGCACGGTGAACTGGCGCGCGTCGATCCCGCCGCGGCGGCGGCGATCCTGGACACCGATGCCCGCCGCATCGTGCGGGCCCTGGAAGTCGTCGAGCTGACCGGCGAGCCGTTCGCGGCCTCCGCGCCACGGATCGGCAATCCGCGGTGGGGTACCCAGATCATCGGATTGGACTGGGAGACAGGCACACTCGATATCCGCCTGCGTGCGCGTACCGAGACCATGTTCGCCGACGGGCTGGTCGATGAGGTATCCGGCCTGATCGAGCGTGGCCTGCGCGACGGTGTCACCGCCGCCCGCGCCATCGGCTACGCCCAGGTGCTCGCTGCGTTGGATGCCGGCGACGATCCCGACTTCGTCGGGGCGCGCGAAGCCACCTTCGTGGGCACCCGCCGGTATGTGCGACGGCAGCGGTCGTGGTTCCGGCGCGACCATCGGGTCCGGTGGCTGGACGGTTCGCGCCCGGACCTGGCCGAGGCCGCGCTGAGTATCCTGGACAGGTGA
- the dapF gene encoding diaminopimelate epimerase codes for MPFVKGHGTQNDFVVLPDLDAELPLHPDWVATLCDRRRGLGADGVLRVTTAAAAQAAGVFAVLPEGVAGDDWYMDYRNADGSIAQMCGNGVRVFAHYLRTSGLEDRDEFVVGSLAGPRPVVVRVDEGESARAEVTVDMGKAVLLGAGSAVVGGQSFTGLGVDVGNPHLACVSDLSAAQLAALDVAAPVSFDTSQFPEGVNIEVLTRPESGAVSMRVHERGVGETRSCGTGTVAAALAALVDGGADTGTLRVRIPGGEVTVTITEATSYLHGPSALVARGDYAGD; via the coding sequence ATCCCCTTCGTCAAGGGACACGGAACGCAGAACGATTTCGTCGTGCTGCCCGACCTGGATGCCGAACTTCCGCTGCACCCCGACTGGGTGGCCACCCTGTGCGACCGGCGTCGCGGCCTCGGCGCCGACGGGGTGCTGCGCGTGACGACCGCCGCCGCGGCCCAGGCGGCCGGGGTGTTCGCGGTGCTGCCCGAGGGTGTGGCCGGCGACGACTGGTACATGGATTACCGCAACGCCGACGGTTCGATCGCCCAGATGTGCGGAAACGGGGTGCGAGTGTTCGCGCACTATCTGCGCACCTCCGGTCTGGAGGACCGGGACGAATTCGTGGTGGGCTCGTTGGCCGGGCCGCGTCCGGTCGTCGTGCGGGTCGATGAGGGCGAGAGCGCACGGGCCGAGGTCACCGTGGACATGGGCAAGGCGGTACTGCTGGGTGCTGGTTCGGCCGTCGTCGGCGGGCAGAGCTTCACCGGGCTGGGTGTCGATGTCGGTAATCCGCACCTGGCGTGCGTCAGCGATCTCAGCGCCGCGCAGCTGGCCGCCCTCGACGTCGCCGCGCCGGTCTCGTTCGACACCAGCCAATTCCCTGAAGGTGTCAACATCGAGGTGCTCACCCGTCCCGAGTCGGGCGCGGTCAGCATGCGGGTCCACGAACGCGGGGTCGGCGAAACACGTTCCTGCGGAACGGGAACCGTTGCCGCGGCGTTGGCGGCGCTGGTGGACGGCGGGGCCGACACCGGTACCCTGCGGGTGCGTATCCCCGGCGGCGAGGTCACCGTCACCATCACCGAGGCCACCAGCTACCTGCACGGTCCGTCGGCCCTGGTGGCCCGCGGTGACTATGCGGGCGATTAA
- the hflX gene encoding GTPase HflX, with product MTEFSPNNPVPSTGELALEDRAALRRVAGLSTELADISEVEYRQLRLERVVLVGVWTEGSAADVDASMAELAALAETAGSEVLEGLVQRRDKPDASTYIGSGKAIELREIVEATGADTVICDGELSPAQLNALEKAVKVKVIDRTALILDIFAQHATSREGKAQVSLAQMEYMLPRLRGWGESMSRQAGGRAGGAGGGVGTRGPGETKIETDRRRIRERMSKLRREIKDMKKIRDTQRGSRRRSDAAALAIVGYTNAGKSSLLNALTGAGVLVENALFATLEPTTRRGEFEDGRAFVLTDTVGFVRHLPTQLVEAFRSTLEEVADAELLIHVVDGSDATPLAQIQAVRTVINDVVTEYGIAPPPELLVVNKIDAAGDLALAQLRRALPDAVFVSAHTGEGLAQLRTRMADLVEPTDAFVDVTLPYERGDLVARVHAEGRIQSTEHTDRGTKIAARVPVPLAAALGEFSNW from the coding sequence ATGACTGAATTTTCTCCGAACAATCCTGTTCCCAGCACCGGTGAACTCGCCCTGGAAGACCGGGCGGCCCTACGCAGGGTCGCCGGACTGTCCACCGAGCTCGCCGACATCTCTGAAGTCGAGTACCGCCAGCTCCGTCTGGAGCGCGTGGTCCTGGTAGGCGTGTGGACCGAAGGCAGTGCGGCCGATGTCGACGCGAGCATGGCCGAACTGGCCGCGCTCGCCGAGACGGCCGGCTCGGAGGTCCTCGAAGGCCTGGTGCAACGCCGCGACAAGCCCGACGCGTCGACCTATATCGGTTCCGGTAAGGCCATCGAGCTGAGGGAGATCGTCGAGGCCACCGGAGCGGACACCGTCATCTGTGACGGCGAGCTCAGCCCCGCCCAGCTCAACGCCCTGGAAAAGGCCGTCAAGGTCAAGGTGATCGACCGCACCGCGCTGATCCTGGACATTTTCGCCCAGCACGCGACCAGCCGGGAAGGTAAGGCGCAGGTCTCGCTGGCCCAGATGGAGTACATGCTGCCGCGGCTGCGCGGTTGGGGTGAATCGATGTCCCGGCAGGCCGGCGGGCGGGCCGGCGGTGCCGGTGGCGGCGTGGGTACCCGCGGCCCTGGTGAAACCAAGATCGAGACCGACCGGCGCCGCATCCGCGAGCGGATGTCCAAACTCCGCCGCGAGATCAAGGATATGAAGAAGATCCGCGACACCCAGCGCGGCAGCCGACGGCGCAGCGATGCCGCCGCATTGGCGATCGTCGGCTACACCAACGCCGGCAAGTCCAGCCTGCTCAACGCGCTCACCGGCGCCGGTGTCCTGGTCGAGAATGCCCTGTTCGCCACGCTTGAGCCGACCACTCGCCGTGGGGAGTTCGAGGACGGTCGTGCGTTCGTGCTCACCGACACCGTCGGGTTCGTGCGACATCTGCCCACCCAACTGGTGGAGGCGTTCCGGTCCACTCTGGAAGAGGTGGCCGACGCGGAGTTGCTCATCCACGTCGTCGACGGCTCCGATGCCACCCCGCTGGCCCAGATTCAGGCGGTACGGACGGTGATCAACGATGTCGTCACCGAGTACGGCATCGCCCCGCCGCCGGAACTGTTGGTGGTGAACAAGATCGACGCCGCGGGCGATCTCGCGCTGGCCCAGCTGCGGCGCGCACTGCCCGATGCGGTGTTCGTCTCGGCGCACACCGGCGAGGGGCTGGCGCAGCTGCGGACCCGGATGGCGGATCTGGTCGAACCGACCGATGCCTTCGTCGACGTGACGTTGCCCTACGAACGCGGCGACCTGGTGGCCCGCGTCCACGCCGAGGGGCGCATCCAATCGACCGAGCACACCGACAGGGGAACCAAAATCGCTGCCCGCGTCCCGGTTCCGCTCGCCGCAGCGCTCGGGGAGTTCAGTAACTGGTAG
- a CDS encoding PE-PPE domain-containing protein: MRIARRATTTLMTVLLAIAVSVASTLTLAAALAATALIVPGTGTPNANGIDGYLENARDYYIAPFNPSCTADNDCTLEGINYPAQFWPIPLPGWGGLTGDKWDVSTGAGLSMLNGTLVDTLAQNPPNTPVILMGYSQGGNIVSREKRNLAGLPKDQNYLSFVMIGNTNRPNGGLFERLAFLGHVPILDATFGLPAPTDTCDHICATDIAFQYDGVSDFPIYPVNALAVLNAIAGFWYVHGTYLAPNQKDVGELPDDYTPEELAVELADEDNWDVHGDTRYVTVPTRTLPIVRPFLEFAAFTGTGFLITPIVDFVSPLLRVLIETGYDRTLSYGVPAPFRLIPRINPVTFVQDVAAAIGEGFQAAFGPKPVPAPAPPAAVVPDEQRTRLTAPPDTEGADVLPLSDSLDTATTNDESGDTEDLLKEDPSSVGLREEDRSGDDLRAELRDQDLRDEEEDRTPTVEVVRPDDAETEDSGITTSIVTTEDTKTDTHADPSPAGDAAAA, from the coding sequence ATGCGCATTGCACGGCGTGCCACCACAACACTGATGACGGTGCTCCTCGCGATCGCCGTGTCGGTCGCCTCGACGCTGACACTGGCCGCCGCACTGGCCGCCACCGCGCTCATCGTCCCCGGCACGGGCACCCCCAACGCCAACGGAATCGACGGATATCTGGAGAACGCCAGGGACTACTACATCGCGCCGTTCAACCCGTCGTGTACCGCGGACAACGACTGCACGCTGGAAGGCATCAACTACCCCGCGCAGTTCTGGCCCATCCCGCTGCCCGGATGGGGCGGCCTGACCGGCGACAAATGGGATGTGTCGACCGGAGCCGGACTGTCCATGCTCAACGGCACGCTGGTCGACACGCTGGCGCAGAATCCGCCGAACACCCCGGTGATCCTGATGGGTTACTCCCAGGGCGGCAACATCGTCAGCCGGGAGAAGCGAAATCTGGCCGGACTCCCCAAGGACCAGAACTACCTGTCCTTCGTCATGATCGGCAACACCAACCGCCCCAACGGCGGCCTGTTCGAGCGCCTGGCCTTCCTCGGGCACGTGCCGATCCTCGATGCCACGTTCGGGCTGCCCGCCCCCACCGACACCTGTGACCACATCTGTGCCACCGATATCGCCTTCCAGTACGACGGTGTCTCCGACTTCCCCATCTACCCGGTCAACGCCCTCGCCGTGCTGAATGCCATCGCGGGTTTCTGGTACGTGCACGGCACCTACCTGGCTCCCAACCAGAAAGATGTCGGCGAGCTGCCCGATGACTACACCCCGGAAGAGTTGGCCGTCGAACTGGCCGATGAGGACAACTGGGACGTGCACGGTGACACCCGTTACGTCACCGTCCCGACCCGCACGCTGCCGATCGTGCGGCCGTTCCTCGAATTCGCCGCCTTCACCGGCACCGGGTTTCTGATCACGCCGATCGTGGATTTCGTCTCCCCGCTGCTGCGAGTGCTCATCGAGACCGGTTATGACCGCACCCTCAGTTACGGTGTGCCCGCACCGTTCCGCTTGATCCCCAGGATCAATCCGGTGACCTTCGTCCAGGATGTCGCCGCCGCGATCGGCGAGGGATTCCAGGCCGCCTTCGGCCCGAAGCCCGTCCCGGCACCGGCACCGCCGGCGGCCGTCGTGCCCGACGAGCAGCGCACCCGGCTGACGGCGCCGCCCGACACCGAGGGCGCGGATGTCCTGCCGCTGTCAGACTCGCTCGATACCGCTACGACCAACGACGAGTCCGGCGATACCGAAGACCTACTCAAAGAAGACCCGAGCAGCGTGGGCCTGCGCGAAGAGGACCGGTCCGGTGATGATCTACGCGCGGAACTGCGCGATCAGGACCTGCGTGACGAGGAAGAAGATCGAACCCCCACCGTCGAGGTGGTGCGGCCCGACGATGCCGAGACCGAGGATTCGGGCATCACGACATCGATCGTGACAACCGAGGATACGAAGACCGACACCCACGCGGATCCCTCGCCCGCCGGCGACGCGGCGGCCGCCTGA
- a CDS encoding thiolase family protein, whose amino-acid sequence MGLRGEAAIVGIHELPATRKPTGTAEFTIEQWARLAAAAVADAGLSVHQVDGLVTCGVMESQLFVPSTVAEYLGIAVNFAEIVDLGGASGAAMVWRAAAAIELGLCQAVLCAIPANYLTPMSAERPYDPGDALFYGASSFRFGSPQAEFEIPYGYLGQNGPYAQVAQMYAAAYGYDETAMAKIVVDQRVNANHTPGAVFRDKPVTIADVLDSPIIASPLHMLEIVMPCMGGSAVLVTNAELARMSRHRPVWIKGFAERVPYKSPVYAADPLQTPMVKVAESAFGMAGLTPAEMDMVSIYDCYTITALLTLEDAGFCAKGTGMQFVTDHDLTFRGDFPMNTAGGQLGYGQPGNAGGMHHVCDATRQLMGRAGAAQVADCHRAFVSGNGGVLSEQEALVLEGD is encoded by the coding sequence TTGGGTTTGCGTGGTGAGGCGGCAATCGTCGGGATTCACGAGCTACCCGCGACGCGAAAGCCGACCGGGACCGCGGAATTCACGATCGAGCAGTGGGCGCGGTTGGCGGCTGCGGCGGTGGCCGATGCCGGCTTGTCGGTACACCAGGTCGACGGACTGGTGACATGCGGGGTCATGGAGTCCCAGCTGTTCGTGCCGTCCACGGTCGCCGAGTATCTGGGCATTGCGGTGAACTTCGCCGAGATCGTCGATCTCGGCGGAGCCTCGGGTGCGGCCATGGTGTGGCGCGCGGCGGCGGCCATCGAACTCGGGCTCTGCCAGGCGGTGCTGTGTGCCATCCCGGCCAACTACCTGACGCCGATGTCGGCCGAGCGTCCCTACGATCCCGGTGACGCGCTGTTCTACGGAGCCTCCAGCTTCAGGTTCGGCTCGCCGCAGGCCGAGTTCGAGATCCCCTACGGCTACCTCGGCCAGAACGGCCCGTATGCCCAGGTCGCCCAGATGTATGCGGCCGCATACGGATACGACGAGACCGCGATGGCCAAGATCGTCGTCGACCAGCGGGTGAACGCCAACCACACACCCGGTGCGGTGTTCCGGGACAAACCGGTGACCATCGCCGACGTCCTGGACAGCCCGATCATCGCGTCCCCGCTGCACATGCTGGAGATCGTGATGCCCTGCATGGGGGGATCAGCAGTGTTGGTCACCAATGCCGAACTGGCCCGCATGAGCCGGCACCGTCCGGTCTGGATCAAAGGATTCGCTGAACGGGTGCCCTACAAATCCCCGGTCTATGCCGCCGACCCACTCCAGACACCGATGGTGAAGGTCGCCGAATCCGCCTTCGGGATGGCCGGCCTGACCCCGGCGGAGATGGACATGGTGTCGATATACGACTGCTACACCATCACTGCCCTGCTGACGTTGGAGGACGCGGGCTTCTGCGCCAAAGGAACAGGGATGCAGTTCGTCACCGACCACGACCTGACCTTCCGCGGTGACTTCCCGATGAACACCGCGGGCGGTCAGCTCGGCTATGGCCAGCCCGGCAATGCCGGTGGCATGCACCATGTGTGCGATGCCACCCGACAGCTCATGGGACGTGCCGGGGCAGCGCAGGTCGCCGACTGTCACCGTGCCTTCGTCTCCGGCAACGGCGGAGTGCTCAGCGAGCAAGAGGCTCTCGTCCTGGAGGGGGATTGA
- a CDS encoding Zn-ribbon domain-containing OB-fold protein encodes MTDPMVRPLPLPTPTSAPYWDGLRRHEVWVQYSPSSDAYVFYPRILAPGTLADDLQWRQISGEATLVSFAVAQRPVAPQFADAVPHLLGVVQWTEGPRLATEIVGVDPARLRIGMAMTPVFTEPDGADITLLHYTAAE; translated from the coding sequence ATGACCGACCCGATGGTACGGCCGCTACCACTGCCCACGCCGACCTCGGCACCGTACTGGGACGGTCTGCGCCGGCACGAGGTGTGGGTCCAGTACTCACCGTCCTCGGATGCCTACGTGTTCTATCCGCGCATCCTGGCTCCCGGCACCCTGGCCGACGATCTGCAATGGCGCCAGATCTCGGGTGAGGCGACCCTGGTCAGCTTCGCCGTCGCTCAGCGTCCGGTCGCCCCGCAATTCGCCGATGCCGTTCCGCACCTGCTCGGTGTGGTGCAGTGGACCGAGGGGCCGCGGCTGGCCACCGAGATCGTCGGCGTAGATCCGGCTCGGCTGCGGATCGGTATGGCGATGACACCGGTCTTCACCGAACCCGACGGCGCAGATATCACCCTCTTGCATTACACCGCGGCCGAATAG